The following proteins come from a genomic window of Bacteroidia bacterium:
- a CDS encoding cation:proton antiporter, translated as MNEWISDFDNPFYEFAAILVLAAVLGMIGRLLKQPLIVMFIVLGILVGPSALDIVKSEENIHLLAEIGIAILLFIVGLKLDLHIIKSIGKVALITGLGQVVFTSLFGYLIGISLGFSSLHSFYIAIALTFSSTIIIVKLLSDKKEIDSLHGQIAIGFLIVQDLVVILLMIVLTGMGQQEELTLLESATKTILSGAFMVALVFVSMKWILPRLTFRLAKSQELLILFAIAWAVGLNALSEWLGFSGEVGAFLAGVTLTSSEFREVISNRLVSIRDFLLLFFFINLGVNIDLGIIGSQVPAAIIFSVFVLAGNPLIVLIIMGLLGYRKRTSFLAGLTVAQISEFSLIFAGLGFSLGHLNQETLGLITLVGMITIGLSTYLILYSHHIYEFLSPALELFQKKNTHRESEMDQVPEQSVDVIIMGNGRFGNSISEILEQHENINYLAIDFDPQIVRSWRSKGRNIMYGDLEDPEMLEHIPFQKAKCIINTLPDTEVSLHLVKELKRRQYGGELYIIARHEKDKEIVSEYGPGHILLPHQMVASTFYHSYLKDLLNIKNAE; from the coding sequence CAGATTTTGACAATCCCTTCTATGAGTTCGCTGCGATCCTAGTTTTGGCCGCAGTGCTGGGCATGATCGGCAGATTGCTGAAGCAGCCCCTCATCGTAATGTTTATCGTGCTCGGCATTCTGGTAGGACCATCGGCCCTCGATATTGTGAAATCAGAGGAGAACATTCACCTGCTGGCAGAAATAGGAATAGCCATTCTCCTGTTTATTGTGGGTTTAAAGCTGGATCTCCACATCATTAAATCCATCGGGAAGGTGGCGCTGATTACAGGATTGGGCCAGGTTGTTTTCACCTCGTTGTTTGGTTATTTAATCGGCATTTCCCTCGGCTTCTCCTCTCTCCACAGCTTTTATATTGCAATCGCCTTAACCTTTTCCAGTACCATCATTATCGTTAAGCTCCTGTCCGATAAAAAGGAAATTGATTCGCTTCACGGACAGATTGCTATCGGTTTTCTTATCGTGCAGGATTTAGTTGTGATCCTGCTAATGATCGTCCTCACCGGTATGGGACAACAGGAAGAACTAACTCTTCTTGAAAGCGCAACGAAAACTATTCTTTCAGGAGCCTTCATGGTCGCACTTGTTTTTGTCTCTATGAAATGGATCCTTCCCCGGCTGACTTTCCGGCTTGCTAAGTCGCAGGAACTGCTCATCTTGTTTGCCATAGCCTGGGCTGTGGGCCTCAATGCCCTGAGTGAATGGCTGGGCTTCAGCGGAGAGGTAGGTGCATTTTTAGCGGGCGTTACGCTCACTTCGTCTGAGTTCCGGGAAGTGATCAGCAATCGCCTCGTGAGCATCCGGGATTTTCTGTTGCTCTTCTTTTTTATTAATCTGGGGGTGAATATTGATTTGGGCATAATAGGAAGCCAGGTGCCTGCCGCCATCATTTTCTCTGTGTTTGTTCTTGCCGGAAATCCATTGATCGTGCTCATCATTATGGGCCTACTGGGTTACCGCAAGCGCACCTCGTTTCTGGCCGGATTGACCGTTGCTCAGATCAGCGAGTTCTCGCTCATATTTGCCGGTTTAGGCTTTTCGCTCGGCCATTTAAACCAGGAAACCCTGGGGCTTATCACCTTAGTGGGAATGATAACGATTGGATTATCCACTTATCTTATTCTATACTCTCATCATATTTATGAATTCTTATCTCCGGCCCTGGAGTTATTTCAAAAGAAAAATACCCACAGGGAATCAGAAATGGATCAGGTGCCAGAACAATCCGTTGACGTGATAATAATGGGAAATGGAAGGTTTGGAAATTCAATTTCTGAAATACTTGAACAGCACGAGAATATTAATTATTTGGCCATTGATTTTGATCCTCAGATCGTAAGGTCCTGGCGGTCAAAAGGCCGCAACATTATGTATGGAGACCTGGAAGACCCCGAAATGCTGGAACACATTCCATTTCAAAAAGCAAAATGTATAATTAATACGCTGCCGGATACGGAGGTCTCACTGCATTTGGTAAAGGAATTAAAAAGGCGGCAATACGGAGGAGAACTCTATATTATTGCCCGCCATGAAAAAGACAAGGAAATAGTAAGCGAATACGGACCCGGCCATATACTTTTGCCACATCAGATGGTGGCCTCAACATTTTACCATTCCTATTTAAAAGACCTGCTCAATATTAAAAACGCAGAATAA